A region of Bacillus rossius redtenbacheri isolate Brsri chromosome 2, Brsri_v3, whole genome shotgun sequence DNA encodes the following proteins:
- the LOC134528792 gene encoding uncharacterized protein LOC134528792: protein MKRTASGAPVAAGQPSTSGALQPSTSGAVQPSTSGPAQVCAPSPGNGCAYCGKLFSASRSARRHERICAANPGCNTASQCHICGMTISRKDSLARHMRTCEGTVEHSTGSRCIHCGQQFEHSHHARRHEKSQCSFNPERISFTCTTCQGEFTRKDTLFVHIKTCKGLAPKRRCVDVTSGLQQPGPSTRPQYVASVPDQAQRDLEAQAPDQAQVDLEAGGTGFVEAESAFRRNLKTLVAVNNGATKDICTYLGEMKNNLINRISQEVRENGPVKFNVWLECDYAKPAPFDEGVDKRAFKTKNVPIYEESDIEEAVTECIEKICREEDEYVSKGSGWTLSAVKKIQLRFNKLVPLRVSSYIDLPAVIKNREACINPKNLEDNECFKWAILARYVEGVSPQRVDKRYHDLEGKFDFSGLEFPTPLHQIKIFERNNKEVSVNVYNIDENDKIAPVRVGKEEKQHHFDLLLLSNEDSNSHFCYIKNFSRLVRPQITAHTEKIHVCKRCFTYYHDLPRESGLSGQQCLDAHRKFCNTHAPVRVEMPKADKNGQPPVLEFKNYHHMTKMPIVVYADFEALLVPIPSCQPDPQQSSTQAYQKHEAFSYCIYVKVDTDVIPATLTASLPQEPMLYRGPDDEEKFVEDIVDIGNRVKEIYQTSLPMTPLTAQEYARFAAAQQCCYCNTVFTMENYKVKDHDHFSGKYLGAACNSCNLLRRRPKKLVVYFHNLSYDEKFIIKKLGYDNKEIFIIPHTQEKMITFSKSLGNKFSVQFIDTFRFMARSLASLASYLPADKFKETSKYFTPEEMSLVTRKGIFPYDYVSSWEKLDEPQLPAKEEFYNMLNDSHISDAEYSHAQAVWNKFGCVTLGEYSDVYLKTDVLLLADVFENFRQLCLDTYGLDCSHYVSSPGFTFDAMLKQTQVRLELITDYDMYMFIEAGIRGGVAQVVKRHCKANNVCLTRTYDPSQSSKHILYLDANNLYGWAMSLPLPVRSFRWVGADIDVMSIPDEGRMGYILEVDVEYPSALHEEHKDLPFLPVSQCPPGSRQTKLMTTLEHKENYIIHYRNLKQALQHGLQIKKIHRVLQFEQRAWMKSYIEKNTIMRQHATNDFEKEFFKLANNACFGKLLEQKRKRQRMELVCSEKRLRKVVAKPAFQDRTVLDENLALIKLQHESILFDRPIYAGFSVLDLSKTLMYNFHYDVMKQKYKDNITLAYMDTDSFIYEIKTRNFYQDLADDSALMSVFDTSAYPIGHPCYSPTNKKVVGKFKDECNGVTMEEFVGLRAKLYTYRYGETITKRAKGIQKCVVKNKILFEDFLEVLEEHTTKRAQVRSIRSHQMTLYTECSNKISLSWYDDKRIICDDGIHTLPYGYNG, encoded by the coding sequence atgaagaggaccgcgtctggtgctcccgtggcagccggccagccctcaacatcgggagccctccagccctcgacatcgggagccgtccagccctcgacatcggggccagcacaggtatgtgcaccgtcaccagggaatgggtgtgcgTACTGTGGCAAATTGTTTTCCGCTAGCCGTAGTGCCAGACGGCATGAGCGCATCTGCGCAGCTAATCCTGGCTGTAATACAGCAAGCCAATGTCATATCTGCGGTATGACAATAAGCCGCAAGGACAGTTTGGCCCGCCATATGAGAACGTGTGAGGGCACCGTCGAGCACAGCACAGGCTCGAGGTGCATTCACTGCGGGCAGCAATTTGAACATAGTCACCATGCCAGACGCCACGAGAAGAGTCAGTGCTCATTCAACCCTGAGCGCATATCATTTACATGCACTACATGCCAGGGCGAATTCACACGTAAAGATACGCTGTTTGTGCACATCAAGACGTGCAAGGGCCTGGCTCCCAAGAGACGGTGCGTAGACGTGACCTccggcctgcaacagcccggccccagcactcgtccgcaatacgtggcgagtgtgcccgaccaggcacagcgagacttggaggcgcaagcgccaGACCAGGCTCAGGTTGACTTGGAGGCAGGCGGTACCGGGTTCGTTGAGGCGGAGAGTGCGTTCCGCCGCAACCTAAAGACCTTAGTGGCAGTCAACAATGGTGCGACCAAAGATATTTGCACGTACCTGggcgaaatgaaaaataatttgatcAATCGCATTTCCCAGGAAGTACGTGAAAATGGCCCAGTTAAGTTCAATGTATGGCTTGAATGCGATTATGCCAAGCccgctcccttcgatgaaggtgtCGACAAGAGGGCGTTCAAGACGAAGAATGTACCCATCTACGAAGAGAGCGACATTGAAGAGGCAGTAACGGAATGCATTGAGAAAATATGTAGGGAGGAAGACGAATACGTCAGTAAAGGCTCGGGGTGGACTCTGTCTGCAGTAAAGAAAATTCAGCTCCGCTTCAACAAGTTAGTACCACTGcgagtctcctcctacattgatCTGCCTGCTGTCATCAAGAACCGTGAAGCATGCATAAACCCTAAGAACCTGGAAGACAacgagtgcttcaagtgggccatactggcgcggtacgtggagggggtGAGTCCTCAACGTGTGGACAAGCGCTACCACGACCTGgagggaaaatttgatttttcaggattggagttccctacccccctccaccaaatcaagaTCTTCGAGAGGAACAACAAAGAAGTGTCTGTCAACGTCTACAACATTGACGAGAACgacaagatcgcgccagtgcgtgtggggaaggaggaaaagcaacatcatttcgacctcctgCTTCTGTCGAACGAAGATAGTAACTCTCATTTCTGCTATATTAAGAACTTCTCAAGACTCGTCCGACCTCAGATCACTGCCCACACAGAAAAGATTCATGTCTGCAAGAGATGCTTCACGTACTATCACGATTTGCCACGTGAATCAggactgtcagggcagcagtgtctcgacgcgcacagaaagttctgcaacacccatgctcccgtgcgcgtcgagatgcctaaagctgacaagaacgGCCAGCCCCCAGTCCTGGAGTTTAAAAATTACCACCACATGACAAAGATGCCCATCGTCGTTTATGCGGATTTTGAAGCCCTGCTAGTACCCATCCCatcatgccagccggacccccagcaaTCGAGCACACAGGCCTACCAGAAGCACGAAGCCTTTAGTTATTGCATATATGTAAAGGTAGATACTGATGTGATCCCAGCCACACTCACCGCCTCGCTGCCACAAGAGCCGATGCTATACAGGGGGCCCGATGATGAAGAAAAATTCGTGGAGGACATAGTCGATATTGGGAATCGGGTGAAGGAAATATACCAGACCAGCCTGCCCATGACGCCGCTGACGGCTCAAGAGTATGCCAGATTCGCCGCAGCCCAACAGTGCTGCTACTGTAATACAGTATTTACCATGGAAAATTATAAAGTCaaggaccacgaccacttcagtggaaagtaccttggtgccgcctgcaacagctgcaatcttctgcgcaggcggcccaagaagcttgttgtgtacttccacaacctcagctacgacgagaagtttatcatcaagaaactgggctacgacaacaaggaaatattcataatcccccacacgcaggaaaaaatgataacattttcgaaaagtctgggcaacaaattctccgtacagtttatcgacactttcaggttcatggcacgaagtttggcgtcccttgcATCGTATCTGCCAGCCGACAAATTCAAAGAGACTTCGAAATATTTCACACCAGAAGAAATGTCCCTCGTCACGAGAAAGGGTATATTCCCCTATgattatgtttccagctgggagaaactggacgagccacaactgcctgcaaaggaagaattttataatatgttaaaTGACAGCCATATAAGCGATGCAGAATACAGTCATGCGCAGGCAGTGTGGAACAAGTTCGGCTGTGTGACCCTGGGCGAGTACAGCGACGTATATTTAAAGACGGACGTTCTGCTTCTTGCAGACGTTTTCGAGAACTTTCGTCAGCTCTGTCTCGACACGTACGGGCTtgactgcagccactacgtcagctccccagggttcacgttcgacgccatgttgaaacaGACGCAGGTACGACTAGAGCTTATAACCgactatgacatgtatatgttcatcgaggctgggatcaggggtggggtggcacaagtggtcaagcgccactgcaaggccaacaacgtctgccttacccgcacctacgatcccagccagtcGTCGAAGCACATACTCTATCTGGACGCCAACAACCTCTACGGATGGGCCATGTCGCTGCCGCTGCCAGTCAGAAGCTTCAggtgggtgggcgctgatatcgacgtgatgtcgatacctgacgaggggcggatggggtacatcctagaagttgatgtagagtatccgtctgccctccacgaggaacataaggacctgccgttcctgcccgtcagccagtgcccgcccggctcgagACAAACTAAATTAATGACAACTCTCGAGCATAAGGAAAATTACATCATCCATTATAGAAACCTGAAGcaagctctccagcacggactgcaaataaagaaaattcatagagtacttcaatttgagcagcgtgcgtggatgaagtcctatattgaaaaaaatacgatTATGAGACAACATGCTACAAATGATTTCGAGAAGGAATTCTTCAAGCTGGCAAACAATGCATGTTTTGGTAAATTATTAGAACAAAAGAGGAAGAGGCAGCGGATGGAACTCGTATGCAGCGAGAAGAGGCTGCGGAAAGTAGTggcaaagccagcgttccaggacaggACAGTTCTCGATGAAAACTTGGCTCTGATCAAACTCCAGCATGAGAGTATCCTCTTTGACCGCCCTATATATGCGGGGTTCTCGGTCCTGGACTTGTCCAAAACGCTCATGTATAATTTCcactatgatgtgatgaaacagaaatataaggacaacatcacgctggcgtacatggatacggacagtttcatctatgaaatcaagacgcgcaatttctaccaggacctggccgacgactctgcgctcatgagcgtgtttgacacgagcgcgtatcccattggtcacccctgctactcacccaccaataaaaaagtggtgggcaaattcaaggacgagtgcaatggggtgacgatggaggagtttgtcggcctccGAGCAAAGCTATATACATACAGATATGGGGAAACGATTACAAAGAGAGCAAAAGGAATACAAAAGTgcgttgtaaaaaataaaatattatttgaagatTTCCTCGAGGTCCTGGAGGAACACACAACAAAGCGCGCGCAAGTCCGATCCATACGGTCGCACCAAATGACATTATACACAGAATGCTCGAATAAAATATCACTCTCATGGTACGatgataaacgcataatatgcgatgATGGTATACACACATTACCATATGGCTACAatggttaa